The Henckelia pumila isolate YLH828 unplaced genomic scaffold, ASM3356847v2 CTG_461:::fragment_3, whole genome shotgun sequence genome window below encodes:
- the LOC140872032 gene encoding uncharacterized protein, translating to MDKTWMYLPRQTEEYRKGLESFLDFAFSNANINVKIACPCARCKIGICVSREDAYDHLTVDGFIKGYTHWVAHGEILCSASLISSSVSYRDDVDDMEGLVHEAFGVPQHDDNINNTSGFEKDKDIPIGEAQKFYKLIDDSQKELYPGCKKFSKLAFIIRLLHLKCLGKMTNKIFDMLLDLLREAFSNAMNDLPKSYYEAEKLMRQLGLGYEKIDACPNDCTLYWGLDKERVQCKTCDEPRWETSEGDPTGEKRKVSRKVLWYFPIKPRLQRLFMSSKTAVHMRWHSESRTKDGYMRHPADSPAWQTFDHNHPKFAKDPRNIRLGLASDGFNPFKNMSVVHSTWPVVLVPYNLPPWMCMKQPYFMLSLLIPGPYAPGNNIDIYLQPLIADLKDLWEVGVETYDASTKQNFQLHAALLWTISDFLGYATLSGWSTKGQFACPVCHKFTHSWWLKNGKKHCYMGHRKFLNSDHEFRKNAQHFDGTEEYGRPPPILSGDSVINELKNFKLKFGKTVDDNPKLPYNWKKLSIFFDLPYWKDNVIRHNLDLMHIEKNVCESIWGTLLNMEGKTKDIMKSCLDLQEIGIRSALHPIEKGPSRVFLPPSCYSMGKKEKGIFCKVLKKVKVPDGYASNISRCVQLKPAKLIGLKSHDNHVLMQQLLPVALRRTLSKSVRNPLIKLSRYFRKLCCKVISPTDVVRLRGEIVVILCQLEKIFPPSFFNIMIHLTVHLATEVQLAGPVHYRWMYPFERYLGTLKSYVRNRADYVETKFNQSTRNDDTTIGSTFALDVFTNSGYPLGKAIATKFDDETLKKAHQYVLFNCHHVQSYIDEHREILNLSYSGLPPHQIERMHSESFASWFAKHIEDTNLPQDDPVSNDLKSLARGPNFIGIQYAKFVSNGFRFHTKEVERKRKTQNCGVIFRATTSSYSSIRDQNPISSELDYYGILKIVIELDYGGGRRVVLFECDWVSKGKRLKLDDDGFVLANFTNVKRHNEPYILASQAMQVFYVEDPVDCNWHVIITTDARAKYKMQPMADVDTYLQSCIGNPEDDDEPEEVVWVRDDIAGEEIDIDT from the exons ATGGATAAAACTTGGATGTATTTGCCGAGACAAACTGAGGAATACAGAAAAGGGCTGGAGAGTTTCCTAGATTTTGCATTTTCTAATGCAAACATAAATGTAAAAATCGCATGTCCTTGTGCAAGATGTAAGATTGGCATTTGTGTTTCAAGAGAGGATGCTTATGATCATTTGACGGTTGATGGATTTATCAAAGGTTATACTCACTGGGTTGCTCATGGAGAGATCTTATGTAGTGCATCTTTAATATCTAGTTCTGTTTCATAtcgtgatgatgtagatgatatgGAAGGGCTAGTTCATGAGGCTTTTGGGGTCCCACAACATGATGACAATATTAACAACACATCAGGATTTGAAAAGGATAAAGATATTCCAATTGGAGAGGCCCAAAAATTCTATAAATTAATTGATGATTCGCAAAAAGAGTTATATCCTGGCTGCAAGAAATTCTCAAAACTTGCATTCATCATTCGCTTGCTTCACTTAAAATGTCTTGGAAAAATGACCAATAAAATCTTCGATATGCTTTTGGATTTGTTGAGAGAAGCATTTTCTAATGCCATGAATGATTTACCAAAGTCATACTATGAAGCAGAAAAATTGATGAGGCAATTAGGACTTGGTTACGAAAAGATCGATGCTTGCCCAAATGATTGCACTTTGTACTGGGGGTTGGACAAAGAAAGAGTTCAGTGCAAAACATGTGATGAGCCCAGATGGGAAACTTCTGAAGGTGATCCTACTGGTGAGAAGAGAAAAGTTTCACGCAAGGTTTTATGGTATTTTCCAATAAAGCCTAGGTTACAACGTTTGTTCATGTCGAGCAAAACAGCAGTCCATATGAGATGGCATTCTGAATCTCGCACAAAAGACGGTTACATGAGACATCCAGCTGATTCCCCAGCTTGGCAAACGTTTGACCATAACCACCCGAAATTCGCAAAGGATCCCCGGAACATAAGGCTAGGATTAGCTTCAGATGGATTTaatccattcaaaaatatgagtGTGGTGCATAGTACATGGCCAGTCGTTTTAGTGCCATATAATCTTCCGCCATGGATGTGTATGAAACAACCATACTTTATGTTGTCGTTGTTAATACCTGGTCCATATGCTCCTGGAAATAACATCGACATCTACTTGCAACCCCTTATTGCTGATTTGAAGGATTTGTGGGAGGTAGGAGTGGAGACATATGATGCATCAACCAAGCAGAATTTTCAATTGCATGCCGCATTACTATGGACGATAAGTGATTTTCTTGGATATGCAACCTTATCTGGGTGGAGCACCAAAGGTCAATTTGCATGCCCAGTGTGCCACAAATTTACTCATTCATGGTGGTTAAAAAATGGGAAAAAACATTGCTATATGGGTCACCGCAAATTTTTGAACAGTGACCATGAGTTTCGGAAAAATGCTCAACATTTTGATGGAACAGAAGAGTACGGAAGACCACCACCCATACTTTCTGGAGACAGTGTGATCAATgagttgaaaaattttaaattgaaattCGGAAAAACCGTGGATGATAATCCGAAACTACCGTACAATTGGAAAAAGTTGAGTATTTTCTTCGATTTACCATATTGGAAAGATAATGTGATACGTCACAACCTTGATCTTATGCATATTGAAAAGAATGTTTGTGAATCGATTTGGGGGACATTGCTGAATATGGAAGGGAAAACAAAAGATATTATGAAATCATGTCTTGATTTGCAAGAAATTGGGATAAGATCAGCACTTCATCCTATTGAGAAAGGACCGAGTAGAGTTTTTCTTCCTCCATCATGCTATTCAATGGGGAAAAAAGAGAAGGGTATATTTTGCAAAGTTTTGAAAAAAGTTAAAGTTCCAGATGGCTACGCATCTAACATTTCACGATGTGTTCAACTGAAACCAGCAAAATTAATCGGTCTAAAAAGCCATGACAATCATGTTTTGATGCAGCAGTTGTTACCAGTAGCACTACGTAGAACTTTGTCTAAATCAGTACGGAATCCTTTGATTAAATTGAGCAGGTATTTCAGAAAGCTATGCTGCAAAGTAATTTCTCCTACTGATGTGGTTCGTCTTAGGGGAGAGATTGTGGTGATCCTTTGTCAACTAGAGAAGATTTTTCCTCCCTCATTTTTTAacataatgattcatctaaCTGTACATTTGGCTACTGAAGTACAACTTGCTGGACCAGTACACTATCGTTGGATGTATCCATTTGAAAG GTACTTGGGGACACTGAAGTCTTATGTCCGAAATAGAG CTGATTATGTAGAgacaaaattcaatcaatcaacaagaaatGATGATACAACTATAGGCTCAACATTCGCATTGGATGTGTTTACAAACTCTGGTTACCCACTCGGAAAGGCCATTGCAACAAAGTTTGATGATGAGACATTAAAGAAGGCACATCAATATGTGTTATTTAACTGTCATCACGTACAATCTTATATAGA TGAACACCGTGAGATTTTGAATCTTAGTTATTCCGGCCTTCCTCCACACCAAATTGAACGTATGCATAGTGAGTCTTTTGCCTCTTGGTTTGCCAAACAT ATTGAAGATACAAATCTTCCACAAGATGATCCCGTATCAAATGATCTGAAATCACTTGCCAGAGGCCCGAATTTCATAGGGATACAATATGCAAAATTTGTTTCCAATGGATTTAGGTTTCATACAAAAGAAGTTGAACGCAAGAGAAAAACACAGAATTGTGGTGTAATTTTTCGCGCCACTACTTCAAGTTATTCAAGTATAAGAGATCAAAATCCAATATCAAGTGAACTTGATTATTATgggattttgaaaattgtgattGAGTTAGATTATGGGGGAGGTCGAAGAGTTGTTTTATTTGAATGTGATTGGGTCTCCAAAGGCAAACGACTAAAACTGGATGATGATGGTTTTGTGTTGGCTAATTTTACAAATGTGAAGCGCCATAACGAGCCTTATATATTGGCATCTCAGGCCATGCAAGTTTTTTATGTGGAAGATCCAGTTGATTGTAATTGGCATGTTATTATCACCACTGATGCACGAGCAAAGTATAAAATGCAACCTATGGCAGATGTTGATACATATCTTCAAAGTTGTATTGGTAATCCTGAAGACGATGATGAACCAGAAGAAGTCGTTTGGGTTCGGGATGACATTGCAGGAGAGGAAATTGATATTGATACATGA
- the LOC140872326 gene encoding uncharacterized protein isoform X1 has translation MQFLLQERDQRAFAEQYVKLVAHWNTEKSKERSEKNKIARKQKIMNQTTGRRSFAQVQQKLKKEKGQIPSRVELFHACFTHANGSPSSNIVAEKLAAMKELENQLHEDEDDEVGQNDIFAQIIGPDRPGRVRMFGDGVNPFDLWGEVPSRSTCNRIVMEQKTLLEKMDEQIKRQGQHIAMLESKIFNQPNQNLGSNCNNIQHTPSSSSPLLSDPSSLSLRIGCSVSIKSLFDSTKIVAKGVVRGMDANIEVGKQMLRPNWCEIQVLVVLEHEESLIRPYDFLQKFGDALGGMIAWPCHLLKVNEEFY, from the exons ATGCAATTTCTTCTGCAAGAAAGAGATCAAAGAGCCTTTGCTGAACAATATGTGAAACTAGTTGCTCATTGGAACACAGAAAAATCAAAG gAGAgaagtgaaaaaaataaaattgcccGAAAGCAAAAGATAATGAATCAGACAACTGGAAGAAGATCTTTCGCTCAAGTGCAACAAAAATTG aaaaaagaaAAGGGGCAGATTCCATCACGAGTTGAATTATTTCATGCTTGCTTCACTCATGCCAATGGAAGTCCCTCGAGCAACATAGTGGCAGAAAAATTG GCTGCAATGAAAGAACTAGAAAATCAACTTCATGAAGATGAGGATGATGAGGTAGGTCAAAATGACATTTTTGCTCAGATCATTGGACCTGATAGACCTGGCCGAGTGCGTATGTTTGGAGATGGTGTTAACCCATTTGATTTATGGGGAGAAGTTCCAAGCCGTAGTACATGCAATCGAATAGTGATGGAGCAAAAGACACTGTTAGAAAAAATGGATGAACAAATTAAAAGGCAAGGCCAACACATCGCAATGTTAGAATCAAAGATTTTCAATCAACCAAACCAGAACCTTGGTTCGAACTGCAACAATATACAACATACTCCATCATCTAGCAGTCCATTACTTTCTGATCCATCTAGTTTATCTTTGAGG ATTGGATGTTCTGTCTCGATAAAAAGTCTATTTGATTCGACAAAAATTGTTGCAAAAGGAGTTGTTCGTGGTATGGATGCGAATATTGAAGTAGGAAAACAAATGTTGAGACCAAATTGGTGTGAAATACAAGTTCTAGTTGTCCTAGAACATGAAGAGAGTTTGATTAGGCCATATGATTTTTTACAAAAGTTTGGGGATGCGCTTGGAGGAATGATAGCCTGGCCTTGTCATCTG TTGAAAGTTAATGAAGAATTCTATTAG
- the LOC140872326 gene encoding uncharacterized protein isoform X2, with the protein MQFLLQERDQRAFAEQYVKLVAHWNTEKSKKKEKGQIPSRVELFHACFTHANGSPSSNIVAEKLAAMKELENQLHEDEDDEVGQNDIFAQIIGPDRPGRVRMFGDGVNPFDLWGEVPSRSTCNRIVMEQKTLLEKMDEQIKRQGQHIAMLESKIFNQPNQNLGSNCNNIQHTPSSSSPLLSDPSSLSLRIGCSVSIKSLFDSTKIVAKGVVRGMDANIEVGKQMLRPNWCEIQVLVVLEHEESLIRPYDFLQKFGDALGGMIAWPCHLLKVNEEFY; encoded by the exons ATGCAATTTCTTCTGCAAGAAAGAGATCAAAGAGCCTTTGCTGAACAATATGTGAAACTAGTTGCTCATTGGAACACAGAAAAATCAAAG aaaaaagaaAAGGGGCAGATTCCATCACGAGTTGAATTATTTCATGCTTGCTTCACTCATGCCAATGGAAGTCCCTCGAGCAACATAGTGGCAGAAAAATTG GCTGCAATGAAAGAACTAGAAAATCAACTTCATGAAGATGAGGATGATGAGGTAGGTCAAAATGACATTTTTGCTCAGATCATTGGACCTGATAGACCTGGCCGAGTGCGTATGTTTGGAGATGGTGTTAACCCATTTGATTTATGGGGAGAAGTTCCAAGCCGTAGTACATGCAATCGAATAGTGATGGAGCAAAAGACACTGTTAGAAAAAATGGATGAACAAATTAAAAGGCAAGGCCAACACATCGCAATGTTAGAATCAAAGATTTTCAATCAACCAAACCAGAACCTTGGTTCGAACTGCAACAATATACAACATACTCCATCATCTAGCAGTCCATTACTTTCTGATCCATCTAGTTTATCTTTGAGG ATTGGATGTTCTGTCTCGATAAAAAGTCTATTTGATTCGACAAAAATTGTTGCAAAAGGAGTTGTTCGTGGTATGGATGCGAATATTGAAGTAGGAAAACAAATGTTGAGACCAAATTGGTGTGAAATACAAGTTCTAGTTGTCCTAGAACATGAAGAGAGTTTGATTAGGCCATATGATTTTTTACAAAAGTTTGGGGATGCGCTTGGAGGAATGATAGCCTGGCCTTGTCATCTG TTGAAAGTTAATGAAGAATTCTATTAG
- the LOC140872112 gene encoding uncharacterized protein At4g15970 isoform X4: MLLLAREEYSLEQILKDASMEDNSVILTTLNDAWAAPNSVIDLFLDSFRIGQHTRHLLNHLVIITLDRNAFSRCLVVHSHCFALITEGVDFSREAYFMRPNYIKMMWRRIDFLRSVLEMGYNFMFTDADIMWFRDPFPHFQPDADFQIACDHFSGNSDDLENKPNGGFKFVRSNNRSIEFYKFWYSSREKYPQLHDQDVLNRIKHDTFILDIGLRIKFLDTAYFGGFCEPSRDLNRVCTMHANCCFGLDSKLHDLRILLEDWKHYLSLPPSLKQTMSTWRVPQNCSLDSLQLAAEPSVDERQILDR, from the exons ATGCTCCTCCTAGCTCG TGAGGAGTATAGTCTTGAACAAATTTTGAAGGACGCATCAATGGAAGATAATTCAGTAATCTTGACCACCCTGAATGATGCTTGGGCAGCTCCGAATTCGGTGATCGATTTATTTCTTGACAGCTTCAGAATTGGACAGCATACTCGCCATCTTCTGAATCATCTGGTTATTATTACATTAGATCGAAATGCTTTTTCTCGTTGTTTGGTTGTGCACTCCCATTGCTTTGCCCTCATTACGGAAGGGGTTGATTTTTCACGCGAGGCTTATTTTATGAGACCGAACTACATAAAGATGATGTGGAGAAGAATTGATTTCCTTCGGTCTGTACTTGAAATGGGATACAACTTTATGTTCACG GATGCAGATATCATGTGGTTCAGAGATCCATTTCCTCACTTTCAACCGGATGCTGACTTTCAGATAGCATGCGATCATTTCTCTGGCAATTCTGATGATCTAGAAAATAAACCTAATGGAGGATTTAAGTTTGTGAGATCAAATAACAGGTCCATAGAGTTTTACAAGTTCTGGTACTCCTCACGTGAAAAATATCCACAACTGCACGACCAAGACGTTCTCAATAGAATTAAGCATGATACTTTCATATTAGACATTGGGCTGAGAATCAAATTCTTGGACACTGCTTATTTTGGTGGATTTTGTGAACCAAGTAGAGATCTAAACCGAGTTTGTACCATGCATGCCAACTGTTGTTTCGGGTTGGATAGCAAACTTCACGACCTTAGAATTTTGCTCGAAGACTGGAAACATTATTTATCTTTGCCTCCAAGCTTGAAACAAACCATGTCCACATGGAGAGTTCCTCAAAATTGCAG CCTTGATTCTCTTCAGTTGGCAGCGGAACCATCTGTGGATGAGAGACAGATTTTGGATAGATGA
- the LOC140872112 gene encoding uncharacterized protein At4g15970 isoform X2, translated as MLLIHLKAFNQIESTLVVSSSYESCLVGVNLRSCISTTPFSHFLGEEYSLEQILKDASMEDNSVILTTLNDAWAAPNSVIDLFLDSFRIGQHTRHLLNHLVIITLDRNAFSRCLVVHSHCFALITEGVDFSREAYFMRPNYIKMMWRRIDFLRSVLEMGYNFMFTDADIMWFRDPFPHFQPDADFQIACDHFSGNSDDLENKPNGGFKFVRSNNRSIEFYKFWYSSREKYPQLHDQDVLNRIKHDTFILDIGLRIKFLDTAYFGGFCEPSRDLNRVCTMHANCCFGLDSKLHDLRILLEDWKHYLSLPPSLKQTMSTWRVPQNCSLDSLQLAAEPSVDERQILDR; from the exons ATGTTGCTTATTCATCTGAAGGCATTTAATCAAATTGAATCCACTCTGGTTGTATCTTCTTCATACGAATCATGCTTGGTTGGCGTCAATTTGAGATCATGTATATCTACCACCCCATTTTCACACTTTCTGGG TGAGGAGTATAGTCTTGAACAAATTTTGAAGGACGCATCAATGGAAGATAATTCAGTAATCTTGACCACCCTGAATGATGCTTGGGCAGCTCCGAATTCGGTGATCGATTTATTTCTTGACAGCTTCAGAATTGGACAGCATACTCGCCATCTTCTGAATCATCTGGTTATTATTACATTAGATCGAAATGCTTTTTCTCGTTGTTTGGTTGTGCACTCCCATTGCTTTGCCCTCATTACGGAAGGGGTTGATTTTTCACGCGAGGCTTATTTTATGAGACCGAACTACATAAAGATGATGTGGAGAAGAATTGATTTCCTTCGGTCTGTACTTGAAATGGGATACAACTTTATGTTCACG GATGCAGATATCATGTGGTTCAGAGATCCATTTCCTCACTTTCAACCGGATGCTGACTTTCAGATAGCATGCGATCATTTCTCTGGCAATTCTGATGATCTAGAAAATAAACCTAATGGAGGATTTAAGTTTGTGAGATCAAATAACAGGTCCATAGAGTTTTACAAGTTCTGGTACTCCTCACGTGAAAAATATCCACAACTGCACGACCAAGACGTTCTCAATAGAATTAAGCATGATACTTTCATATTAGACATTGGGCTGAGAATCAAATTCTTGGACACTGCTTATTTTGGTGGATTTTGTGAACCAAGTAGAGATCTAAACCGAGTTTGTACCATGCATGCCAACTGTTGTTTCGGGTTGGATAGCAAACTTCACGACCTTAGAATTTTGCTCGAAGACTGGAAACATTATTTATCTTTGCCTCCAAGCTTGAAACAAACCATGTCCACATGGAGAGTTCCTCAAAATTGCAG CCTTGATTCTCTTCAGTTGGCAGCGGAACCATCTGTGGATGAGAGACAGATTTTGGATAGATGA
- the LOC140872112 gene encoding uncharacterized protein At4g15970 isoform X3, translating to MLGWRQFEIMYIYHPIFTLSGDSEEYSLEQILKDASMEDNSVILTTLNDAWAAPNSVIDLFLDSFRIGQHTRHLLNHLVIITLDRNAFSRCLVVHSHCFALITEGVDFSREAYFMRPNYIKMMWRRIDFLRSVLEMGYNFMFTDADIMWFRDPFPHFQPDADFQIACDHFSGNSDDLENKPNGGFKFVRSNNRSIEFYKFWYSSREKYPQLHDQDVLNRIKHDTFILDIGLRIKFLDTAYFGGFCEPSRDLNRVCTMHANCCFGLDSKLHDLRILLEDWKHYLSLPPSLKQTMSTWRVPQNCSLDSLQLAAEPSVDERQILDR from the exons ATGCTTGGTTGGCGTCAATTTGAGATCATGTATATCTACCACCCCATTTTCACACTTTCTGGG GACAGTGAGGAGTATAGTCTTGAACAAATTTTGAAGGACGCATCAATGGAAGATAATTCAGTAATCTTGACCACCCTGAATGATGCTTGGGCAGCTCCGAATTCGGTGATCGATTTATTTCTTGACAGCTTCAGAATTGGACAGCATACTCGCCATCTTCTGAATCATCTGGTTATTATTACATTAGATCGAAATGCTTTTTCTCGTTGTTTGGTTGTGCACTCCCATTGCTTTGCCCTCATTACGGAAGGGGTTGATTTTTCACGCGAGGCTTATTTTATGAGACCGAACTACATAAAGATGATGTGGAGAAGAATTGATTTCCTTCGGTCTGTACTTGAAATGGGATACAACTTTATGTTCACG GATGCAGATATCATGTGGTTCAGAGATCCATTTCCTCACTTTCAACCGGATGCTGACTTTCAGATAGCATGCGATCATTTCTCTGGCAATTCTGATGATCTAGAAAATAAACCTAATGGAGGATTTAAGTTTGTGAGATCAAATAACAGGTCCATAGAGTTTTACAAGTTCTGGTACTCCTCACGTGAAAAATATCCACAACTGCACGACCAAGACGTTCTCAATAGAATTAAGCATGATACTTTCATATTAGACATTGGGCTGAGAATCAAATTCTTGGACACTGCTTATTTTGGTGGATTTTGTGAACCAAGTAGAGATCTAAACCGAGTTTGTACCATGCATGCCAACTGTTGTTTCGGGTTGGATAGCAAACTTCACGACCTTAGAATTTTGCTCGAAGACTGGAAACATTATTTATCTTTGCCTCCAAGCTTGAAACAAACCATGTCCACATGGAGAGTTCCTCAAAATTGCAG CCTTGATTCTCTTCAGTTGGCAGCGGAACCATCTGTGGATGAGAGACAGATTTTGGATAGATGA
- the LOC140872112 gene encoding uncharacterized protein At4g15970 isoform X1 has protein sequence MPLNLFAAAVLRRAAITMLLLMMMALSCFFLYRAADSVGFRISNYNYSPIVTHVIPFFEDAPPSSDSEEYSLEQILKDASMEDNSVILTTLNDAWAAPNSVIDLFLDSFRIGQHTRHLLNHLVIITLDRNAFSRCLVVHSHCFALITEGVDFSREAYFMRPNYIKMMWRRIDFLRSVLEMGYNFMFTDADIMWFRDPFPHFQPDADFQIACDHFSGNSDDLENKPNGGFKFVRSNNRSIEFYKFWYSSREKYPQLHDQDVLNRIKHDTFILDIGLRIKFLDTAYFGGFCEPSRDLNRVCTMHANCCFGLDSKLHDLRILLEDWKHYLSLPPSLKQTMSTWRVPQNCSLDSLQLAAEPSVDERQILDR, from the exons ATGCCGTTGAATTTATTCGCCGCCGCCGTCCTCCGCCGAGCGGCAATTACGATGCTCCTCCTCATGATGATGGCGCTCTCCTGCTTCTTCCTCTACAGAGCAGCCGACTCCGTGGGCTTCCGAATTTCTAACTACAATTACAGCCCCATTGTCACTCATGTGATACCCTTTTTCGAAGATGCTCCTCCTAGCTCG GACAGTGAGGAGTATAGTCTTGAACAAATTTTGAAGGACGCATCAATGGAAGATAATTCAGTAATCTTGACCACCCTGAATGATGCTTGGGCAGCTCCGAATTCGGTGATCGATTTATTTCTTGACAGCTTCAGAATTGGACAGCATACTCGCCATCTTCTGAATCATCTGGTTATTATTACATTAGATCGAAATGCTTTTTCTCGTTGTTTGGTTGTGCACTCCCATTGCTTTGCCCTCATTACGGAAGGGGTTGATTTTTCACGCGAGGCTTATTTTATGAGACCGAACTACATAAAGATGATGTGGAGAAGAATTGATTTCCTTCGGTCTGTACTTGAAATGGGATACAACTTTATGTTCACG GATGCAGATATCATGTGGTTCAGAGATCCATTTCCTCACTTTCAACCGGATGCTGACTTTCAGATAGCATGCGATCATTTCTCTGGCAATTCTGATGATCTAGAAAATAAACCTAATGGAGGATTTAAGTTTGTGAGATCAAATAACAGGTCCATAGAGTTTTACAAGTTCTGGTACTCCTCACGTGAAAAATATCCACAACTGCACGACCAAGACGTTCTCAATAGAATTAAGCATGATACTTTCATATTAGACATTGGGCTGAGAATCAAATTCTTGGACACTGCTTATTTTGGTGGATTTTGTGAACCAAGTAGAGATCTAAACCGAGTTTGTACCATGCATGCCAACTGTTGTTTCGGGTTGGATAGCAAACTTCACGACCTTAGAATTTTGCTCGAAGACTGGAAACATTATTTATCTTTGCCTCCAAGCTTGAAACAAACCATGTCCACATGGAGAGTTCCTCAAAATTGCAG CCTTGATTCTCTTCAGTTGGCAGCGGAACCATCTGTGGATGAGAGACAGATTTTGGATAGATGA